A window of Infirmifilum lucidum contains these coding sequences:
- the glmS gene encoding glutamine--fructose-6-phosphate transaminase (isomerizing), with protein MGGLFGAVSRSGANVVPSVLEGLKRMRFKGYDGTGIAVVEGGVLEVYKDAGWVDYVAEKLGLDRLTSSIALGHTRYATHGRPTAENTHPFADCRQRVAVAGDGAISNYERLKDRVVMGGHRLQSRSDFEVAAHLVEEELEKDRSFTEALKALQGALEGFYAVAVLDRDAECIGAFTQATPLYIGLSSNTLYITNTLPALYGFADSYVAIEPGELALLCREGVRVFKEGREAPLKPGSPVDVDPSLVEKGGFQHHMLREVYEAPYALLRTLSSVQEKYLQLAARLVLGAEDVYIIANGTSLHAGMVASYYLSELVGISPVVTSAAEFPLYYVENVSPGSLVVAISQSGETGDVLSSLYEAKLRGATILGVTNYIGSRLARLSNVYLPIAAGPELAVPATKTFTSTLLLLYLVALRASREAGKTDASTYAQKVSSAREAALRLAEALPRVDEEAKQAVKLVRGCRGGYVVSRGITYPLALEAALKLKEAAYFHAEGVEAGEFKHGPFVLVEEGFFTGFIVPVEKLSAEATYPLIQSAAEAGASVVAVGFEGDGRLAEIKSERLAVISTPPAERHLAPIAYAIPLQLLAYRLGVELGRPIDAPRYLTKAVTR; from the coding sequence ATGGGAGGCCTCTTCGGGGCAGTAAGCAGGAGCGGCGCTAATGTAGTGCCTAGCGTCCTCGAGGGCCTGAAGAGGATGCGCTTCAAGGGCTACGACGGCACCGGCATAGCAGTCGTGGAGGGCGGCGTGCTGGAAGTGTACAAGGACGCCGGCTGGGTAGACTACGTCGCAGAGAAGCTGGGCCTAGACAGGCTGACTAGCAGCATAGCACTGGGCCATACCCGCTACGCTACACACGGGAGGCCTACAGCCGAGAACACGCACCCCTTCGCCGACTGCAGGCAGAGAGTGGCTGTTGCTGGGGACGGCGCGATAAGCAACTACGAGAGGCTCAAGGACAGGGTAGTAATGGGAGGCCACAGACTACAGTCTAGAAGCGACTTCGAGGTAGCGGCGCACCTCGTGGAGGAGGAGCTCGAAAAAGACAGGAGCTTCACCGAGGCCCTTAAAGCCCTCCAGGGTGCCCTGGAAGGGTTCTACGCGGTAGCAGTGCTAGACAGAGACGCAGAGTGCATAGGAGCTTTCACCCAGGCTACACCCCTGTACATAGGGCTGTCGAGCAACACTCTCTACATAACAAATACCCTGCCAGCCCTCTACGGCTTCGCGGACAGCTACGTTGCCATCGAGCCAGGCGAACTAGCACTACTCTGCAGGGAGGGAGTCCGAGTATTCAAGGAGGGTAGGGAAGCCCCGCTTAAACCCGGGTCCCCCGTAGATGTAGACCCCTCACTCGTGGAGAAGGGCGGCTTCCAGCACCACATGCTACGCGAGGTGTACGAAGCCCCCTACGCCCTCCTGAGGACGCTGAGCAGCGTCCAGGAGAAGTACCTCCAGCTCGCCGCACGCCTAGTGCTCGGCGCGGAAGATGTCTACATAATAGCCAACGGGACAAGCCTCCACGCAGGTATGGTCGCATCGTATTACCTCTCGGAGCTTGTGGGCATAAGCCCAGTCGTCACCAGCGCTGCAGAGTTCCCCCTCTACTACGTCGAGAACGTAAGCCCGGGGAGCCTAGTCGTAGCAATCTCGCAGTCAGGCGAGACAGGCGACGTGCTCTCGTCGCTGTACGAGGCGAAGCTCCGAGGCGCGACAATACTAGGTGTAACGAACTACATAGGCTCCAGGCTTGCGAGGCTGTCAAACGTCTACCTACCCATAGCCGCCGGCCCCGAGCTCGCAGTCCCAGCCACAAAGACGTTCACGTCGACGCTGTTGCTACTCTACCTCGTTGCCCTAAGAGCCTCCAGGGAGGCCGGCAAGACCGACGCAAGCACGTACGCCCAGAAAGTATCCTCAGCAAGGGAGGCGGCACTCCGCCTCGCGGAAGCACTCCCAAGGGTAGACGAAGAGGCAAAGCAGGCAGTGAAGCTGGTAAGGGGGTGCAGGGGAGGGTACGTGGTCTCCAGGGGTATAACATACCCCCTAGCCCTAGAGGCCGCCCTGAAGCTCAAAGAGGCGGCCTACTTCCACGCCGAAGGCGTAGAGGCCGGAGAGTTCAAGCACGGCCCCTTCGTCCTCGTAGAGGAGGGCTTCTTCACGGGCTTCATAGTACCCGTCGAGAAGCTCTCGGCAGAGGCAACGTACCCCCTAATACAGTCAGCCGCCGAGGCAGGGGCGTCAGTAGTAGCCGTGGGCTTCGAGGGCGACGGGAGACTAGCGGAAATCAAGAGCGAAAGACTAGCCGTTATCTCCACTCCGCCAGCCGAGCGGCACCTAGCCCCAATAGCCTACGCCATCCCACTCCAGCTCCTCGCGTACAGGCTAGGCGTAGAGCTCGGGAGACCAATAGACGCGCCACGCTACCTGACGAAAGCCGTCACAAGGTAG
- the nagA gene encoding N-acetylglucosamine-6-phosphate deacetylase, whose translation MRVIVRGGRVLTPFLDLGEKDIAIESGVIRDVGSNLTGDKTVDASGLTVAPGFVDTHFHGYGGVDFTLASSGDALRVAQEVTRHGVTGFLASLVAAPHEVLLKASSELAVAIERQEPGSGARILGIHLEGPYLNPQMRGAMDPRFFREPSTAELSEYYRASRGHIKQVTVAPELPGSTEFIRRAVEMGITVGLGHTDATYEDAVRAVLAGASKANHIFNQMRHFHHREPGVAFALLEQPNVFIEMIADLIHLHPATTRLVARVAGPGRTVLITDAVAATGLPDGEYTLGGLKIVVRGGVSRLAETGALAGSTLTMDRAVANIVKLGFSLADAVRMASTTPALSIGLGGKLGVIAPGYLADLVLLDEKLRVVKTIVGGVEVYGE comes from the coding sequence ATGAGGGTTATAGTTAGAGGGGGCAGAGTCCTAACACCCTTTCTAGATCTAGGCGAGAAGGATATTGCGATAGAGTCCGGGGTAATACGCGACGTGGGCAGTAACCTGACGGGCGACAAGACCGTAGACGCGTCAGGCCTAACAGTAGCCCCCGGCTTTGTAGACACGCACTTTCACGGCTACGGAGGCGTAGACTTCACGCTCGCGAGCTCCGGAGACGCCCTGAGAGTAGCTCAGGAGGTTACGAGGCACGGGGTAACAGGGTTCCTGGCGTCCCTCGTCGCGGCACCCCACGAGGTGTTGCTGAAGGCCTCGTCTGAACTTGCTGTGGCAATCGAGAGGCAGGAGCCCGGGTCTGGCGCGAGGATACTCGGAATACACCTAGAGGGCCCCTACCTGAACCCGCAGATGAGGGGCGCAATGGATCCCCGCTTCTTCAGGGAGCCCTCAACCGCAGAGCTCTCAGAGTACTACAGAGCCTCAAGGGGGCACATCAAGCAGGTCACGGTCGCGCCCGAGCTCCCGGGATCCACCGAGTTCATAAGGCGCGCCGTGGAGATGGGTATCACCGTGGGCCTGGGGCACACAGATGCGACCTACGAGGATGCTGTTAGAGCCGTGCTAGCAGGCGCCTCAAAGGCCAACCACATCTTCAACCAGATGAGACACTTCCACCACCGCGAGCCGGGAGTAGCTTTCGCGCTCTTAGAGCAGCCAAACGTGTTCATCGAGATGATAGCCGATTTAATCCACCTACACCCTGCTACAACCAGGCTTGTTGCGAGAGTAGCAGGCCCGGGTCGCACAGTCCTGATAACAGACGCTGTCGCCGCGACAGGGCTACCCGACGGGGAGTACACTCTCGGAGGCCTGAAAATTGTAGTTAGAGGAGGCGTCTCGAGGCTTGCTGAGACAGGAGCGCTTGCCGGTAGCACGCTCACAATGGACAGGGCAGTCGCAAACATTGTGAAGCTGGGCTTCAGCCTCGCTGACGCCGTTCGCATGGCTTCTACTACGCCAGCCCTAAGCATAGGTCTAGGGGGCAAGCTGGGCGTCATAGCGCCCGGCTACCTGGCAGACCTCGTCCTCCTAGACGAGAAGCTAAGAGTAGTCAAGACAATCGTCGGGGGAGTGGAAGTATACGGTGAGTAG
- the ptsP gene encoding phosphoenolpyruvate--protein phosphotransferase: MKGVVASPGIAIGKANVLRKVDVLAVPLEARAVDVGVESERLRRAGEVLAGKLSALKELLPKQEQEILEAQQLMLESLVSEALELVSQAGYSAAYAVRSVYEKYSEMLKQGSELFALRAQDLRDLASRLVTLLQGAGAEQYGAGLEVAIGDEVDPIEFLELVNRGLRGLVTKSGGVTSHVAILARLKGVPYLIVSSLDLDAVAEGSQVIVDALEGYFIADPSGSDLEKYARLAQQYSKLLEVFASEARLEALTLDGHRVNVYCNVGSFEELRILDQYGCEGVGLFRVEFAYMARSTPPSEEELYELFSKSAQLMGGKALTVRAPDIGGDKPVPFLELPREQNPQLGLRGARLLFKYREELLLPLVRALLRASRHGRLRLMLPMVSAVEEAEEFRRVVEEERERLEASGVSTGRLELGVMVETPSSALLAGSLVSRGGLSFISFGTNDLTQYVLAADRGNSLVAYLYDELSPAVLRLIAQAVRQVKGRAEIEVCGEMASRPLAIPVLLGLGVESLSVAPQFVGRVKYVVRRLRVENIKREVGELLEYAEGPGDVREWSKKVLDESGVAVYE, translated from the coding sequence GTGAAAGGCGTAGTCGCGTCTCCTGGCATAGCTATCGGTAAGGCCAATGTGCTTAGGAAAGTAGACGTACTAGCCGTCCCCCTCGAGGCTAGGGCTGTAGACGTGGGAGTGGAGTCCGAGAGGCTCCGGAGGGCTGGAGAGGTGCTCGCTGGAAAGCTCAGTGCCTTGAAGGAGCTCCTCCCGAAGCAGGAGCAGGAGATACTCGAGGCCCAGCAACTCATGCTAGAGTCTCTCGTGTCGGAGGCCCTCGAGCTAGTGTCCCAGGCTGGCTACTCCGCAGCATACGCTGTCAGGAGCGTCTATGAGAAGTATAGCGAGATGCTCAAGCAGGGCAGCGAGCTGTTCGCGCTGCGGGCCCAGGATCTGCGGGATCTAGCGTCGAGGCTCGTAACACTACTACAGGGTGCTGGAGCAGAGCAGTACGGAGCTGGGCTAGAAGTGGCGATTGGAGACGAAGTAGACCCCATAGAGTTCCTCGAGCTCGTAAACCGGGGGCTTAGGGGGCTTGTCACGAAGAGCGGCGGCGTGACGTCACACGTGGCTATACTTGCGAGGCTCAAGGGGGTGCCGTACCTCATCGTGAGTAGCCTCGACCTGGACGCTGTAGCCGAGGGCTCGCAGGTGATCGTCGACGCGTTAGAAGGCTACTTTATCGCAGACCCGTCTGGCAGCGACTTGGAGAAGTACGCTAGGCTTGCCCAGCAGTACAGCAAGCTTCTCGAAGTCTTCGCCAGCGAGGCTAGGCTGGAGGCTCTTACCCTCGACGGCCACCGCGTCAACGTCTACTGCAACGTGGGGAGCTTCGAGGAGCTGCGTATACTCGACCAGTACGGCTGCGAGGGGGTTGGGCTCTTCAGGGTAGAGTTCGCCTACATGGCGCGGTCTACCCCGCCGAGCGAGGAGGAGCTCTACGAGCTCTTCTCGAAGTCTGCACAGCTCATGGGTGGTAAAGCCCTGACGGTCAGGGCGCCGGACATTGGGGGAGACAAGCCTGTCCCGTTCCTGGAGCTCCCGCGCGAGCAGAACCCCCAGCTGGGGCTGAGGGGTGCTAGGCTACTCTTCAAGTACAGGGAGGAACTCCTCCTGCCGCTCGTGAGGGCTCTACTCAGGGCTTCACGCCACGGCAGGCTTAGGCTGATGCTGCCCATGGTTAGTGCGGTAGAAGAGGCTGAAGAGTTCAGGCGAGTAGTCGAGGAGGAGAGGGAGAGGCTCGAGGCCTCAGGGGTGAGCACCGGGAGGCTTGAGCTGGGCGTCATGGTCGAGACGCCTTCTAGTGCGCTCCTCGCGGGGAGCCTAGTCTCGAGGGGCGGTCTCTCCTTCATAAGCTTCGGCACGAACGACCTCACGCAGTACGTCCTGGCTGCAGATAGGGGTAACAGCCTCGTAGCGTACCTCTACGACGAGCTGAGCCCCGCGGTCTTGAGGCTTATAGCCCAGGCTGTTAGGCAGGTCAAGGGTAGGGCCGAGATAGAGGTATGCGGCGAGATGGCTTCGAGGCCCCTAGCGATCCCAGTGCTCCTGGGCCTGGGGGTTGAGAGCCTAAGCGTCGCCCCCCAGTTCGTAGGTAGGGTGAAGTACGTCGTGAGGAGGCTTAGAGTAGAGAACATCAAGAGGGAGGTTGGGGAGCTTCTAGAGTACGCCGAGGGGCCGGGCGACGTCAGGGAGTGGTCCAAGAAAGTCCTCGACGAGAGCGGGGTAGCTGTCTACGAGTAG
- a CDS encoding HPr family phosphocarrier protein yields the protein MTREVRLKVVNKSGLHARPAAIFVQNAKSFSSRIVVRKNGKSADSKNILQLLSLGIDMGDEIEIVAEGPDEDKAIEHLTKLLLEVLPEQDK from the coding sequence ATGACTCGGGAGGTCAGGCTGAAGGTTGTGAACAAGAGCGGGCTCCACGCCAGGCCGGCAGCCATCTTCGTCCAGAACGCTAAGAGCTTCTCCTCGAGGATAGTTGTGAGGAAGAACGGCAAGTCCGCGGACTCGAAGAACATACTCCAGCTGTTGTCGCTAGGCATAGACATGGGGGACGAGATAGAGATTGTAGCCGAGGGGCCGGACGAGGACAAGGCGATCGAGCACCTCACGAAGCTCCTACTGGAAGTCCTCCCGGAGCAGGACAAGTAG
- a CDS encoding AAA family ATPase produces the protein MGYFDPEPKRRVEDFFDMEEEIDELKRGLGASKLVVVSGLRRYGKTSLILTTLNDMGASYVFLDCRLLPSGMISASDILYILEGELSSKPWFRELAEAVEGVQVGGFGVRFRRRDYRTLVRVLESLEGRILVFDEAQELRRSRYRFDYLLAYLYDHVGVRVILSGSQVGLMYKFLRVNDPSAPLYGRPLYNVRLKPLSPDRAREFLVRGFEQEGVEPPLSAIEEALELFDGIIGWLAYFGYSYTRLGLKDPRAVLGAAARLAYEELEHALRVFAAARPRYAAVLKVVAERGEARWSEILRFVEAELGRIPRNTLSNILRNLSDMGLLSKTEGGYRIPDPVLRHAVRRYLRLTAT, from the coding sequence ATGGGCTACTTCGATCCCGAGCCCAAGAGGAGAGTTGAAGACTTCTTCGACATGGAGGAGGAGATTGACGAGCTCAAGAGAGGGCTAGGAGCGTCCAAGCTCGTAGTTGTATCAGGGCTCAGGAGGTACGGGAAGACTTCCCTGATTCTGACTACGCTGAATGACATGGGCGCCAGCTACGTATTCCTCGACTGCAGGCTGTTGCCCAGCGGGATGATCTCTGCGAGCGACATCCTGTACATCCTCGAGGGCGAGTTGAGCTCGAAGCCGTGGTTTAGAGAGCTAGCAGAGGCCGTGGAGGGGGTTCAGGTCGGGGGCTTCGGCGTCAGGTTCCGCCGCAGAGACTACAGGACGCTTGTTAGAGTCCTCGAGTCGCTGGAGGGGAGGATTCTGGTCTTCGACGAGGCCCAGGAGTTGAGGAGGTCTAGGTACAGGTTCGACTACCTGCTCGCATACCTCTACGACCACGTGGGCGTCAGGGTGATACTATCGGGCTCGCAGGTCGGCTTGATGTACAAGTTCCTGAGGGTGAACGACCCTTCAGCGCCGCTCTACGGGAGGCCGCTCTACAACGTGAGGCTTAAGCCCCTAAGTCCGGATAGAGCCCGCGAGTTCCTCGTCAGAGGCTTCGAGCAGGAGGGCGTTGAGCCCCCTCTAAGCGCCATAGAGGAAGCCCTAGAGCTCTTCGACGGCATCATAGGCTGGCTCGCCTACTTCGGCTACTCATATACCAGGCTAGGGCTAAAGGATCCCAGAGCAGTGCTCGGCGCTGCAGCAAGGCTCGCCTACGAGGAGCTGGAGCACGCGCTACGGGTGTTTGCGGCGGCGAGGCCGAGGTACGCGGCTGTCTTGAAAGTTGTCGCAGAGAGGGGGGAGGCGAGGTGGTCGGAGATACTGAGGTTCGTCGAGGCGGAGCTCGGCAGGATACCCAGGAACACCCTCAGCAACATACTTAGAAACCTCTCAGACATGGGGCTTCTCAGCAAGACTGAGGGAGGCTACCGCATACCGGATCCCGTCCTCAGGCACGCCGTCAGGAGGTACTTGAGACTGACAGCAACGTAG
- a CDS encoding pepsin/retropepsin-like aspartic protease family protein: MAVRVKLRIASRKGREVATSALVNSGFEAETPQLLVPRRVAYELGLWPPPVEAVLVEVGTAGGPVRNYLIPRAVHVYVEAGGRTVGPVEADVMVSDHEYEVLISDVLGSELGIVILDLRGKWKFSDEEAVRETEEPQYWF; this comes from the coding sequence GTGGCTGTAAGGGTGAAGCTGAGAATAGCCAGTCGTAAGGGCAGAGAAGTCGCTACTTCAGCCCTCGTGAACTCCGGCTTTGAGGCAGAGACCCCTCAACTCTTAGTGCCGAGGAGGGTGGCCTACGAGCTGGGGCTCTGGCCTCCCCCTGTCGAGGCAGTCCTCGTGGAAGTCGGGACTGCAGGCGGCCCCGTTAGAAACTACCTCATACCCAGGGCCGTGCATGTGTATGTGGAGGCAGGAGGGAGGACAGTAGGGCCTGTTGAGGCCGACGTGATGGTGTCTGACCACGAGTACGAGGTCTTGATAAGCGACGTGCTCGGGTCAGAGCTCGGCATAGTGATACTGGATCTCCGGGGCAAGTGGAAGTTCAGCGATGAAGAGGCTGTGAGGGAGACTGAGGAGCCGCAGTACTGGTTCTAG
- a CDS encoding HEPN domain-containing protein, giving the protein MRDEALRWLSEAEWDYETATILHRERRYNAAAFYAHQSAEKAAKALLYYVNEAPWGHSIRVLLERYFAKTGINSDQELLSCARELDIHYVPSRYPNAHPAGTPHEAYDEEMSRTALEASMRILNFARRVIRGGRD; this is encoded by the coding sequence ATGCGGGACGAGGCGCTCAGGTGGCTCAGCGAGGCTGAGTGGGATTACGAGACTGCTACAATACTGCACCGCGAGAGAAGGTACAACGCGGCCGCCTTCTACGCGCACCAGTCAGCTGAGAAAGCCGCGAAGGCCCTCCTCTACTACGTGAATGAGGCGCCTTGGGGCCACAGTATCAGGGTCTTGCTGGAGAGGTATTTCGCGAAGACCGGCATCAACTCTGACCAAGAGCTGCTCTCCTGCGCCAGAGAGCTCGACATTCACTACGTTCCTTCGCGATACCCGAACGCGCACCCGGCTGGGACTCCGCACGAAGCCTATGATGAAGAAATGTCTAGGACAGCCCTCGAAGCCTCTATGAGGATCCTGAACTTCGCGAGGCGGGTCATCCGTGGCGGGCGAGACTGA
- a CDS encoding nucleotidyltransferase domain-containing protein: MAGETESLEGLVKLLVESLPVKAIILFGSRARGDWIPGSDYDLLIIADFKENYLARLRRVLEILKDVKLPVEPHPYTLEEALNMLSRGNPLIVDAMEEGRVLYSSSELDVLVGKYRELKERGLARTSTTIVVPPWQDEGSPSQ; the protein is encoded by the coding sequence GTGGCGGGCGAGACTGAGTCCCTGGAGGGGCTCGTAAAGCTCCTCGTAGAGAGTTTACCCGTGAAGGCGATAATCCTGTTCGGGTCGCGGGCGCGTGGCGACTGGATTCCGGGCAGCGACTACGACCTGCTAATCATAGCAGACTTTAAGGAAAATTATCTCGCCAGGCTGAGGCGCGTCCTCGAGATCCTCAAGGACGTCAAACTGCCGGTAGAACCACACCCCTATACCCTCGAAGAGGCGCTGAACATGCTCAGCAGGGGCAACCCGCTGATAGTCGACGCTATGGAGGAGGGGAGAGTGTTGTACTCGAGCAGTGAACTGGACGTACTGGTGGGCAAATACCGAGAGCTCAAGGAGAGGGGGCTCGCGAGGACGAGCACTACAATAGTAGTGCCCCCCTGGCAGGACGAGGGCTCTCCAAGCCAGTAG
- a CDS encoding glucose-1-phosphate thymidylyltransferase, which translates to MLQGVVPAAGEGSRLRPITFSVPKHLIPLLGKTLIERVISDLASAGVRDIAVVVGYLGYMIREALGEGSNSGVRLSYVVQERRLGIAHAVFRALEEGFLKGPFIVYLGDNLLAEGVAKYLEAFLEGESDVHILLSRVRDPSRFGVAVVRDGVVVRLVEKPREPVSDLALVGVYMFRDPDLYARAFKSLKPSWRGEYEITDLIQWFIDSGYRVTYGFVEKWWKDVGTPESLLEAVSLLLDSVESRFRGEVTGDVNGRVIVEEGAVVEGRVYGPAYIGRGAYVSRGSVVESYTSLEAGTRVESGSLARSLVLERALLDTRRLRLVNSIVGRESVVKCSRELYGDFRVVISDYSYVEL; encoded by the coding sequence ATGCTTCAAGGCGTTGTGCCTGCCGCCGGCGAGGGCTCCAGGCTGAGACCCATAACGTTCTCTGTGCCCAAGCACCTCATCCCCTTACTCGGGAAAACTCTAATCGAGCGCGTCATCAGCGACCTCGCCTCGGCCGGCGTGAGGGATATTGCCGTTGTAGTCGGCTACCTGGGCTACATGATCCGCGAAGCCCTCGGGGAGGGCTCCAACAGCGGCGTTAGGCTGAGTTACGTCGTGCAGGAGAGGAGGCTCGGCATAGCCCACGCCGTGTTCAGGGCTCTAGAGGAGGGCTTCCTCAAGGGGCCCTTCATAGTCTACCTCGGCGACAACCTACTCGCGGAGGGCGTGGCGAAGTACCTGGAGGCTTTCCTGGAGGGCGAGAGCGACGTACACATCCTGCTGAGCAGGGTTAGAGACCCATCCAGGTTCGGGGTAGCAGTAGTCAGGGACGGCGTGGTCGTGAGGCTCGTCGAGAAGCCTAGAGAGCCTGTATCCGACCTCGCACTCGTGGGGGTCTACATGTTCAGAGACCCCGACCTGTATGCAAGGGCTTTCAAGAGCCTGAAGCCGTCGTGGAGGGGGGAGTACGAGATAACAGACCTCATACAGTGGTTCATTGACAGCGGCTACAGGGTTACGTACGGCTTCGTCGAGAAGTGGTGGAAAGACGTTGGGACGCCTGAGAGCCTCCTTGAGGCTGTTAGCCTGCTCCTCGACAGCGTCGAGAGCAGGTTTAGAGGGGAAGTCACCGGCGACGTAAACGGGAGAGTTATAGTCGAGGAGGGCGCGGTAGTCGAGGGCAGAGTGTATGGCCCTGCCTACATCGGCAGGGGTGCATACGTGTCTAGAGGCTCAGTCGTGGAGAGCTACACGTCGCTTGAAGCCGGAACGAGGGTCGAGAGCGGCTCCCTGGCCAGGAGCCTTGTCCTCGAGAGAGCCCTCCTCGACACCAGGAGGCTTAGGCTTGTCAACAGCATCGTCGGGAGGGAGAGCGTCGTGAAGTGTTCAAGAGAGCTGTACGGCGATTTCAGAGTCGTTATATCAGACTACAGCTACGTCGAGTTGTAG
- the rfbB gene encoding dTDP-glucose 4,6-dehydratase, protein MRVLVLGGAGFIGSNFVRHLVSQGYTVAVYDALTYAGRLENITDLVEGGRVVFQRGDLCDEELLGDFVKRFEPELLVNFIAESHVDKSINEPSRFIRTNIVCHHILLEILRRLDKPLLHVSTDEVYGDLPEGVYADELYPLNPSSPYSASKAGFDLMLKAYGRTYGLKYLVVRPSNNYGPRQHPEKLIPRTVIRLVLGLKATIYGDGSQVRDWLYVEDNCRAIELVMKKGSAGSIYNICAGEYATVKDVVSKVALLMGREPSEWVVHVRGRPGEDRRYAMKCERIRELGWRPLVSLEEGLARTIDWYKSNEWWWRPLVDEYVLRDEPWVARR, encoded by the coding sequence ATGAGGGTTCTAGTTCTAGGCGGTGCAGGGTTCATAGGGAGCAACTTCGTGAGGCACCTCGTCTCCCAGGGGTACACTGTGGCAGTCTACGACGCGCTCACCTACGCTGGGAGGCTCGAGAACATAACAGACCTGGTAGAGGGGGGCAGGGTGGTTTTCCAGAGGGGCGACTTGTGCGACGAGGAGCTCCTGGGGGACTTTGTGAAGAGGTTTGAGCCAGAGCTCCTCGTAAACTTCATCGCCGAGAGCCACGTTGACAAGTCAATAAATGAGCCCTCAAGGTTTATCAGGACGAACATCGTGTGCCACCACATACTCCTGGAGATCCTGCGGAGGCTCGACAAACCCCTGCTCCACGTGTCGACAGACGAGGTATATGGGGATCTCCCCGAGGGGGTCTACGCTGACGAGCTCTACCCCCTCAACCCTAGCAGCCCGTACTCTGCTTCGAAGGCAGGCTTCGACCTCATGCTCAAGGCTTACGGCAGGACGTACGGGCTCAAGTACCTGGTAGTCAGGCCTAGCAATAACTACGGCCCCAGGCAACACCCTGAGAAGCTGATACCGAGGACTGTGATAAGGCTCGTGCTCGGCCTGAAGGCTACAATATACGGTGACGGCTCGCAGGTCAGGGACTGGCTATACGTCGAGGACAACTGCAGGGCCATTGAACTCGTCATGAAGAAGGGCTCCGCGGGGAGCATATACAACATATGTGCAGGCGAGTACGCGACGGTGAAGGATGTTGTCTCGAAGGTAGCTCTCCTCATGGGGAGAGAGCCGTCAGAGTGGGTCGTCCACGTCAGGGGGAGGCCGGGCGAGGACAGGAGGTACGCCATGAAGTGCGAGAGGATCAGGGAGCTCGGGTGGAGGCCCCTCGTCAGCCTCGAAGAAGGACTGGCCAGGACTATCGACTGGTACAAGTCCAACGAGTGGTGGTGGAGGCCCCTCGTCGACGAGTACGTCCTCCGCGACGAGCCATGGGTGGCCCGGAGATGA